ATTAAGCCGAATTATGCATTAGCACACAATAATCTAGGTACGATACTTCAGGAACAGGGCAAAATAGATGAAGCAGATAAATGCTATAATCGTGCTATATCTCTGGAACCAAATTATATCGACGCGCATCTCAGCAAAGCGATTATATCACTATTAAATGGAGACTTCAAAAGCGGATGGCAGGAATACGAATGGAGATTGCAAACAGATAATTACAAACCTGGAAACTTAAATCGTCCAATCTGGAACGGGAAACCTCTGAATGGTAAAACAATACTTGTTCACACGGAACAGGGATTTGGAGACACTATTCAATTTCTAAGATATCTTCCTATGGTCAAGGCACAAGGAGGACGTGTAATATTCGAATGTAAGCAGGAGCTCTTTCGCCTTCTTAAAAACTATACTGGATTTGATAAAATTATAGAAAAAAATCCTTCCGGTAAAATATCAGTAGAGTATGATGTTCATGCCCCCCTATTAAGCCTGCCTGGACTGTTTAAATCTACATTAGAAACAATACCATCAGGTGTTCCTTACATTACTGCAGATCCAACCCTGATCGATCAGTGGCATTTGCGTCTTGATGGTGACCGCAATTTCAAAATTGGTATAGTCTGGGCTGGTAATCCAAACCACAAAAAAGACCAGATCAGGTCTTGTTCGCTGTCTGATTTTGCTATGCTGACAGAGATTCCGGAGCTATCTATCTACAGCCTACAAAAGGGACACTCTTCTGCTGAAATTGATAAATATCCTGGTGGAGAAAAAATAATAAGACTGGATGATGAAATAAACGACTTTGCCGATACTGCAGCAATAATCTCCAATCTTGATCTTGTTATTTCTGTAGATACCGTTGTCACGCATCTGGCAGGTGCTATTGGCAAACCGGTCTGGACACTTCTGCCTTTTGTACCGGATTGGCGTTGGTTATTAAATCGCAACGATAGCCCATGGTATCCGAGTATGAGTCTTTTCCGGCAGGCCCGCCTAAATGACTGGTCAGGAGTATTCGAACAGGTAAAAAAGGCATTAATTAATAATACCAGGTTGCGCCAGTCTGCCGACAGGGAGGTTTTTATAGATAAAGGAAAAGATAATATACAAGAAACAGGAACCCGAAAAACAGGATCAGAAATTGGGTCGTCCATTTCACTCTGTATGATTGTAAAAAATGAAGAAGATAATCTTGAGAGATGTCTTGACAGTGTCCGAAATGTTGTAGATGAAATGGTAATCGTTGATACCGGTTCAACAGACAAGACTATTAAGATTGCAGAGAAATACGGAGCAAGAGTATTTAACCATCCCTGGGAAGGCAGCTTCAGTAAAGCAAGAAATTACTCTCTCAAGTATGCAACATGCGATTGGATCCTGATACTTGATGCCGATGAAGAGTTAAACAGGGAAGACACTCACAGACTCAAAGAAATAGCTGAAAACAGAGACTATCCAGCTGTTTCGTTTATTATAAAGAATAAATATAAAGACTCCAGCCAGGAAGGACATGCGCAAATGGTGCGCTTATACAGGAATTTCAGAGGAGTGCATTACAGAGGAATTGTCCATAATACCATACAATACAGTGGCAAATGTCTCTATTCGCCAATCACTATAATACACCATGGTTACAACTTATCAGAGGACAAGATGGAAAAGAAATTTAAACGTACATCCACACTCCTTAAAAAACAGATAGAAAGTAACCCTTACAATCCAGTCCCACATATGTATTTAGGAGTTGCATATATGGACAGGTGTATGTACAAAGAGGCCATTGCATATAGTAAAAAAACCATGTCTCTGGCAGAAGAAAAAGGATTTAATAGAAAGGATTTCCTGGTCTCATACTACATAGTGAGCGCCGCTTATTCTGAAATGAAAGAATTTAAAGATTCTGTGATATATGCTCTTATGTCTATTGATTTGGATAATCAGTTCCTGGACGGTTACTGTCTGTTAGCTTTTGCTTATTACAACCTGAAAAAGTACAACAATTTTATAGATGCTTCAGATAAATACTTGACTATCTGGAATAAAATAACAGGTCTATTTTCAGAAAAAAAACATATTGCTTTACATAGTCCTGAGGAACAGAGAAAGTCTGAGAATGAGCTCCGTAACAATGTCATCTACCATACAATTGGTCATAAGTGGAAAATACATCTTCTACGCGGATTTTACTACTTCTCCAGTGGCCAGGAAGAAAGAGGTAAGCCAGAGATTGAGAAGGCTGTCGATGAATCAACTGAAATGGAATATTGTTTTACACTTCTCGGAAGGTTTTATATTGAAAATAATAATATTGATAAAGCTGAAGATGCATTCAGAAAGTTATTATGCATCAATGAAAAATCAGTAAATGCATTATTTAATTTAGGCCATATCAAGTTCAAAAAGAATGCTCTGAATGAAACTCTCTTTTTCTGGAAAAAGGCAGTTGAAATAGAACCATCCCTATTCGACACCAGGCTGCTTATGTGTAAAGTAAACATTGTGCTTGGAAACTTCGAAGATATTGTCATTGAGTGTGATCAACTATTACAAATATTAAAAATGTCAAGAAAGGGAACTATTGAAAGTTTAAGCGATTTAGGAAACAAATTTTTTTCGATAGGCGATAATCTAAAAAAAAGAGATGAGATGGAAGCGGCTGAAACAGCATACAGAATTAGTAAAGAGTTAGACCGGATTTCCTGGAATGCTCCAATGCAATACGTAAACACGTAGATGAAAGCTGATAGGATGAAAAATGAATAAGATGAAAAAAAATCAGAAGCTTGACAATAATCCAACTCTTTCTCTTTGCATGATAGTAAAAAATGAAGAATATTTTCTTCCCATGTGTCTTGATAGTGTTAAAGACTATATTGATGAAATAGTTATTGTAGATACCGGTTCAACCGACAAAACTATTGAAATTGCCGAAAGCTATAATGCAAAGATATATCATCATCCATGGGAAAACAGTTTCAGTAAGGCAAGAAATTATTCCCTTAAGTACGCGACTTCTGACTGGATCCTGATACTAGATGCTGATGAAGAGATAGATAAAGAAGACGCGCACAGACTTAAAGAAGTTATCAAGGATCCTTTGGAGAGTGAAGCTTCGCAAAGAGTTGATCTGATATTTATTCCCGTATATAGTAAATTCAATAATGGGAAGAACCTATCCATTGCTAATTCAGAAAGACTATTTAGAAATCACCTTGGTATATGCTACGACGGAATAGTCCATAATACTCTTCGATACTCAGCCCCTACCAGAAAAGAAAATATCAGATTGCATCACCACGGTTATAATCAGGACAACGAACAGATGGAGAGAAAGTTCCTACGCACTTCGACGTTGTTAAAAGAGCAAATTAAAAATGATCCGGAAAACCCGGTACCTCACCACAATCTTGCTGTTTCATTTCTTGACAGGAATATGAACAGTGAGTGCATCAAAGAAGCGCTTGAAGCAATCAGGCTATTTGAACTGCAAAATAGTGATTCACAACTAAGGCTTCTTTCGTACTATTCGGCAGGCGTAGCATTTTATCGCATTAATGAACTCTCAAACGCAAAAAAATATGCTATAAAATCACTAAGCTTCTATTCCGAATATGTAGATGCCTACTGCCTGCTTTCCTCCATATATTTTCTTCAAAAAGAATATGACAAATGTATAGAGACTACTAAAAAGTATCTGGATTTATTGCCGTCTATCGAATCTGACCCAAATAGTGTTCTCTCTATACCTTACAATACACTACAACACGCTGGACTGGCCTACTCACGGATGGCAATAATTTTTCTTGAGCAAGGTCATGAGCCTGATGGTCTGCTTGCGTTCAAAAATGCTGTAAACAGCTCTCATAAGAAATGGGAGCCATATATAAATGTATCCAGGCACTTTGCAGAACACGGAAATTCAAAACTTGCAGAAAAATTTCTGACAAAGGGAATCAAGTTAGATCCATGCAACAGACATATGCTCTATTATGCATCTGAATTTTATGAAAACTCAGGTGCATCAGACAAAGCATTAAACTGTCTCAAGGCGATAATATATTGCCTTCCTGATGAAACTCAGGCAATATATAAAATGGGTCTCCTCCTTATGAAAAAAAACCAGTATGATGAAGCAATTAAATCATTTAAGGCTGTTACAGATAAAGAACCGGAACATTTTAATGCTCTATTTAACATGGCTATAGCATATGAGGGAATTGGAAACACAAATAAATCTAAAGAAATATACAATGTTTTAACAAAGAAGGATCCGAATAATCCTGAAGTACGGTTGAGACAGGGCTCTCTTTTTTTAAATGAAAATGATTACACCAGAGCAAAAGAGTATTTTAGTAAATTATTAAACACTGAAAAATACCTGATAGAAGCTCATTTGGGGCTAAGCAAGATTGCATTATCTATGAATGACCCGGAAAGCTGTATAAAGAGTTGCGATGAGTTGTTGAAACATCTCAACCTGCCCAGAGATATTACAATAAATAATATCAGCGAATTAAGTGAACTTTACATACAAATTGGAATTGTATTATTAAGAGAGCATAAGGAACATCAGGTAAAATTTTCATTTAAAATTGCGGAGTTGTTAAAACCCGGTATTATTGATAATCTAGAAATAAAACGGTATTAAATAATCATCCCTGAATAAGTCTTTTTTCAGGATAATATCATATAAATAAGATGTATTAAATATTTTGTAAAACCAGCTATGTTCTTTGTATATAGAAAAACAGACTAAAAAGAAGTGCCTCTCAGGAGCTTCCTCAAGTTGTATCCCCATCCGGATAAGATAACGTTAATACCGTCTCCATCTATTCCATGAAGATAGTCACACCCTGATCATCCATCCGTTTTTGCTTGTCCTACCACTACTTCATTTCAGATCGCCGTTTTATTCACTCCCTCACAGATACTTGCAATTTCTTAGTCCCCTTCTGCCTTCAATATGTACTGATGCCTCACCGGTATAGTCATAACCATGATATCCACGGTCAACTTAAATATCATTCACTTTAAAACATGATATCCTTTTCGGATGAGTGATAGGTATCTTTAATATATGTCCATCATAAGGATTGCTATGAATTGGCAATTGCTTATTTAAAGCCCATAAGATATTAACCGATAATATAGTTAATACTATTTAGCTTTCATATTAATCATACTTTTTAAAATCATGAACAGACTAACCACATACGTAAGTACTTGAAACGTTGAAGATTACTACCATTTATCAGAAATAGAAAAAATTTATTTTTTTTTCGGAAATTTACTAAAGTCCTTTTGTTTATTTCCGATGATAATATCAGTAATAAATTATTAAAATAGCCAAAAATTTTTTAATGACGAAAGAGGAGGTGATGAATTAGAAGGTGGCTTAAAGTAGTATTTGATTAATTTTTTATGTTTTTACTTTGTTTTGCTGTATATGGCAGGGAAGTCAGATCAGCAGAAAATTTTGTAAATATTTGCTGCAGAATGTTTAACAACACTCTACACAAAAATCAAGGAGGATTAAAAAATGGGTTTAAGAATACAAAATAATATATCAGCTTTTAACTCACACAGAAATCTTAAAATTGCAGATGCCGGATTATCAAAATCGCTTGAGAAACTCTCTTCAGGTTTCAGGATTAATAAGGCATCTGATGACGCAGCAGGTCTTGCTGTATCTATGCGATTCAGATCACAGATTAAGAGTTTGCAGCAGGCAAGTAGAAATGCTACAGAAGCGAATTCAATGTTGCAGATTGCAGAAGGTGCTGCGGACCAGATAACGAATATCCTGCAGAGGATGAAGGAACTTGCTACACAAGCTGCATCTACTAACACAGGTGCTACTGACCGAAATAACATCAGCGCTGAAGTTAACAACCTTGAATCAGAAATAAGCCGAATTGCCAATTCTACAAAATATTCCGGTACATCTTTAATTGACGGTAATTTTGGATCCCTTGGTGTCAGTTCTGCAGGTAGTTTGGTCTCACAATTCGGTATAACAGCCGTTGATGTTTCTGGTGCTGCTACCGCTACAGAATATGGTATAACAGTGAGTACTGCCGGAAACAACAGTATGACAATTACAGATGGCACTACTACAGAGACGGTTTCTATCACTACAGCGTCTACAGGTCTTGATACACAGACACTGGATTTTTCAAATCTGGGCATCAAGGTTGATGTTAATGCAGTATTCTCTAACGATACGTTGAACACAATGGATGCCGCTGCCAGCACCATGGTAACCAGCGCTACTACTACTTCATCTTTCCAGGTTGGTTATGAGAACAACAGTAATAACAGTATCAGTTTCTCTTTGGCAGATCTGACCACAGCTGGATTAACTGCAGGTGTTGATGTAAGTTCTTTGTCTGGTGCACAAACCGCATTGACAACGATAGATACTGCTATGGATACTCTGGCTGACGCTCGCGCGACAATTGGTAAAACACAAAACCAGTTTGGTTATGCAACAGCTAACCTATCCAGTACGATTGAGAATTTGAGCGCTGCCGAATCCGTTATTCGTGATGCGGATATGGCCCTTGAAACAGTAGCGTTCACGAAGAACCAGATTCTGATGCAAGCAGGTACTTCAATGCTTGCCCAGTCTAACCAGTCACCTCAAGTAGTTTTAAGTCTGCTCGGATAAACATAAGCAGGCAATATTCATCAAAACTAATGTATTATGAGGGAGAGTGGTTATTACCACTCTCCCTTTATCAATTACCGATAGCAGAATTCATATTACAAAGTAATGAGATGTGAGTCCTGCATTGAAGAGCGGAAAATTCCGGTCATAGTGCTAAAAAATTACCCAACATAATTGAAGAAATATAAACCATTAATATCATAAGTTGTTATTGCAATAGGCGACTATAACAAAAAACTGATTGCAGTCTTATATGGAATACAAATTGCGTTTTACTTTACATTGATTCTAGAAAGGACATAAAACAATGGAAAATAATCTTGATAAAAGAAACTTTCTTAACTGGTACTGCTGGTATGCTACCCAGGAAGAGATAGAAAAAGCAAAACAGAACAACAGTGGGACTATAAACAGGCTAATGAATGAGTATTCGTATGAAATTGAAAAGATTAAAACAGTAAAACGTTTTCATAGTAGCCTGAAATTACCTAAAGGAATATTGCCGGAGGTTATTCCTCTTGGTTATAATTCAAATTTTGCAATCTAAAATCAATTAAGGAGGCGAAATGCCAGGTACGAGTGCAATAGGAGGTCTGGTTTCTGGTCTTGATACTGCAACCCTCATAGAACAGCTTATTGGTGTCAGTAGAAAACGTGTAGATATTGTTGTTAATAATCAAACGTTACAAAGCGATAAGTTGACAGCGTTTAAATCGCTCAATACTCAGCTTTCAACCTTCCAGGCAAAGGCAAAGGCTCTTACAGAAGACGACATTTTTGATGTTTTTAAGACCTCAACGTCTACAAACTCAACAAACTTTTCATCCGATGAACTCGTTTCAATTTCAACAACATCAGACGCGAGTCCAGGCACACATACAATATCATTTACGTCCAGCTCACAGTTGGCACAGGCAAGACAGATGTCATCAATGAGTTTTACCAGCTCATCAACAGCACTGGGCCTTACCGGTGAGTTTGTCATTAACGGCAATGCTATAAGTATATCCACAACAGACTCTCTTTCTGACGTTATATCATCAATAAATACAGCAAATTCAGGCACTAATGCTACCGGTGTAACTGCGACATTAATATCTGTTTCAGATACTGATAACCGCATGGTCCTTACCAGCGATAATACAGGGGAAGACAAGTTTTCCATACTTGATGCGTCTTCTGATGCCGAAGATATACTGGAAGCGATGGGCCTTGCCTCAAGCACACAGTCTATCAAGAACGCTACAAGTGATGGAGCAAAGTCAGATGCATTCTCCAGCAGCAGTACCGCAGTTCAATCACTGCTTGGTTTGACAACTGCTCAAAACGGTACAGTAACTATTGGAGGAGAAAGTGTTGTTATAGACCTTTCCTCTCAATCTTTATCTACGATAGCAACTAATATTAACACCGCACTTACAGGGGCATCAAAAGGGACTGCCACAGTTGCCAGCACTACTACTGACGGAGTTACAACTTACCAGATTGATATTAACGGCACTACAAGTTATACGGACACCAACAATATACTTGAAACATTAGGCATCATAAAAAGGGGTCAGAGTTCAGTCGCCGAAGAACATACCGGGTCCACAGCTAACACGAAAACCAGTGGTGCTGGCGGAGGAGTAGTCGCCAGTGCAACAACATTTTCAGAAATTAATACCGGTAGCGACGCAAATAATGTTGCCAACAACGACACAGTTACATTGACAGGTACAAACCATGACGGGAATGCTGTGACCGGAACATATACAATAACGGACAAGACCACTGATACAATAGATGGTCTACTGACACAGATAGAAAATACTTTCGGCCTTGGAGCAGGCAGCGCGACAATTGATGCTTCAGGAAAGGTTATTATAACTGATGACACTACTGGTGACAGCCAGTTGAGTATTGAAATAATTACGAATAATGAAGGCGGTGGTACCCTTGATTTTGGTACTGTTTCCGTAACTACTGAAGGTTATGATATGGAAGTAACAGCAGGCCAGGACGCAAAGATAACAATTGACGGAATTGCTGTCTCACGGAGCAGTAATTCTATTGATGATGTCATTAGCGGTGTTACCCTTGATTTAAACCGAGTTGAGTCGGGAAGTACGGTAAATCTGACGATCTCCAGAGATACTGACAGTATAAAATCAAGTGTAAATGACTTTGCTACCGCATACAATGATATAATTGAATTCATAAATCAGGAATTCGCATTTAACGAAGATTCGGAAAGCGCCGGTATCCTGTCTGGTGAAAGTACTTTGAGGACAATTAAAAGTATTATTCAATCAACCATATCAGCTTCAGTACCATTACTTCCTACTGATTCCAATGCTCTCTCATTAATAGGGATAACATCGGACAAATATGGAAAGTTGTCAGTAAAAGACAGCACATTCTTAAAGAAAATTAATTCTGATTTTTATGCTGTCAAAAGGATGTTTGTCGCGGAAGGAACTACTACCAATACTGAAATTTCTTATATAAGCCACACAAAAGATACAGTTGCAGGCAACTATGCCGTGAGCATTAATACGGTTGCATCTCAGGCGTCCGAAACAGGATCTATTGTTCTTACCAATGGAATCGGGGCCGGTCTTACTGATACTCTGACAATTACAGATACTGCTACCAACAGGGTTGCGACAATAAGTCTTGATGGGAACGCGTCTGAGAATGGCAGCACTATTGATAATATCGTAAACGCAATAAATTCAGAACTTGATACAGAGCGGACACAAACACTTGTAGGCAGCATTGCAAATACAAAGACCACAGGCGCAGGAGGTGGAATAATAACTGCCAGTACAAAGTTTAATGAGATTAATACCGGAGGAGATGCGAATGACCTGTCTGATAATGATGTTATTTCATTTACCGGTACCAACAGGTCCGGGCTTAGTATAAGTAATTCGTATACAATCAGTGACGTCTCAACAGGTACCGTACAGGACTTTCTTTCCACGATAGAAAAAGCTTATGAAAATAGTGTATCAGCGACAATTAATGCTTCCGGAAATATTGTGTTAACTGACATTACCGACGGTGACAGCCAAGTCTCGATTTCAATAACTGAGCCCGGTAGCCTGAATTTTGGTTCTGTAAAGACCTCCAACGAAGGCGGTGTTACCGGTAGGTACGGAATGGAGATTACAGCATCCAACGATGGCAGTGATCATCTTGTCCTTACACATGATACTTATGGGAGTGGATTTGGTTTTACCACTGTTGAGATAAATGACCTCCTGGGAACTGAGGGTACTTACAGCGGAACAGACGTTGCCGGTACAATAAATGGTGAAGCTGCTACAGGTACAGGCCAAATCCTGGTAGGCGATGCCCCATCGGATACTGAATCTTCCACGAGTATTGAAGACCTTACATTAAAAGTGACTTCCACCACTACTGGTACAAAGGGTAATGTAAAGCTTACAATGGGAGTAGGTGAATTGATGCATAGTGATGTTGATTCAATTATTGATCAATTTGATGGGTTACTCACCATAAGAATGGATGGTCTGCAAGATACAATAGATGACATGCAGAATTCCATCCTGGGGATGGAAGAGCGACTGGCAATGGAAACATTGCGACTCAATGAACAATTTGTTGCACTGGAATTAAATCTTTCAAAACTTCAATCAGTAAGCTCTTTCATGGCACAACAA
The window above is part of the Candidatus Scalindua japonica genome. Proteins encoded here:
- the fliD gene encoding flagellar filament capping protein FliD codes for the protein MPGTSAIGGLVSGLDTATLIEQLIGVSRKRVDIVVNNQTLQSDKLTAFKSLNTQLSTFQAKAKALTEDDIFDVFKTSTSTNSTNFSSDELVSISTTSDASPGTHTISFTSSSQLAQARQMSSMSFTSSSTALGLTGEFVINGNAISISTTDSLSDVISSINTANSGTNATGVTATLISVSDTDNRMVLTSDNTGEDKFSILDASSDAEDILEAMGLASSTQSIKNATSDGAKSDAFSSSSTAVQSLLGLTTAQNGTVTIGGESVVIDLSSQSLSTIATNINTALTGASKGTATVASTTTDGVTTYQIDINGTTSYTDTNNILETLGIIKRGQSSVAEEHTGSTANTKTSGAGGGVVASATTFSEINTGSDANNVANNDTVTLTGTNHDGNAVTGTYTITDKTTDTIDGLLTQIENTFGLGAGSATIDASGKVIITDDTTGDSQLSIEIITNNEGGGTLDFGTVSVTTEGYDMEVTAGQDAKITIDGIAVSRSSNSIDDVISGVTLDLNRVESGSTVNLTISRDTDSIKSSVNDFATAYNDIIEFINQEFAFNEDSESAGILSGESTLRTIKSIIQSTISASVPLLPTDSNALSLIGITSDKYGKLSVKDSTFLKKINSDFYAVKRMFVAEGTTTNTEISYISHTKDTVAGNYAVSINTVASQASETGSIVLTNGIGAGLTDTLTITDTATNRVATISLDGNASENGSTIDNIVNAINSELDTERTQTLVGSIANTKTTGAGGGIITASTKFNEINTGGDANDLSDNDVISFTGTNRSGLSISNSYTISDVSTGTVQDFLSTIEKAYENSVSATINASGNIVLTDITDGDSQVSISITEPGSLNFGSVKTSNEGGVTGRYGMEITASNDGSDHLVLTHDTYGSGFGFTTVEINDLLGTEGTYSGTDVAGTINGEAATGTGQILVGDAPSDTESSTSIEDLTLKVTSTTTGTKGNVKLTMGVGELMHSDVDSIIDQFDGLLTIRMDGLQDTIDDMQNSILGMEERLAMETLRLNEQFVALELNLSKLQSVSSFMAQQLGMLGK
- a CDS encoding tetratricopeptide repeat protein, translating into MKTNIHKSTFQITELASMLQQANKLHQAGKLVEASFIYNKILKKQHDNIDAISLLGTLKIQTGNHDEACVLLEKALVLSPDDAITYNNLGSALHASGRYEDALVNYKQATVLKPDYAEAYCNLGSSFFESCKFDKAVEAFNKAITIKPDYAKAHYNLGNTFKEQKNYDAAINSYRQAITIKPNYALAHNNLGTILQEQGKIDEADKCYNRAISLEPNYIDAHLSKAIISLLNGDFKSGWQEYEWRLQTDNYKPGNLNRPIWNGKPLNGKTILVHTEQGFGDTIQFLRYLPMVKAQGGRVIFECKQELFRLLKNYTGFDKIIEKNPSGKISVEYDVHAPLLSLPGLFKSTLETIPSGVPYITADPTLIDQWHLRLDGDRNFKIGIVWAGNPNHKKDQIRSCSLSDFAMLTEIPELSIYSLQKGHSSAEIDKYPGGEKIIRLDDEINDFADTAAIISNLDLVISVDTVVTHLAGAIGKPVWTLLPFVPDWRWLLNRNDSPWYPSMSLFRQARLNDWSGVFEQVKKALINNTRLRQSADREVFIDKGKDNIQETGTRKTGSEIGSSISLCMIVKNEEDNLERCLDSVRNVVDEMVIVDTGSTDKTIKIAEKYGARVFNHPWEGSFSKARNYSLKYATCDWILILDADEELNREDTHRLKEIAENRDYPAVSFIIKNKYKDSSQEGHAQMVRLYRNFRGVHYRGIVHNTIQYSGKCLYSPITIIHHGYNLSEDKMEKKFKRTSTLLKKQIESNPYNPVPHMYLGVAYMDRCMYKEAIAYSKKTMSLAEEKGFNRKDFLVSYYIVSAAYSEMKEFKDSVIYALMSIDLDNQFLDGYCLLAFAYYNLKKYNNFIDASDKYLTIWNKITGLFSEKKHIALHSPEEQRKSENELRNNVIYHTIGHKWKIHLLRGFYYFSSGQEERGKPEIEKAVDESTEMEYCFTLLGRFYIENNNIDKAEDAFRKLLCINEKSVNALFNLGHIKFKKNALNETLFFWKKAVEIEPSLFDTRLLMCKVNIVLGNFEDIVIECDQLLQILKMSRKGTIESLSDLGNKFFSIGDNLKKRDEMEAAETAYRISKELDRISWNAPMQYVNT
- a CDS encoding tetratricopeptide repeat-containing glycosyltransferase family 2 protein — protein: MNKMKKNQKLDNNPTLSLCMIVKNEEYFLPMCLDSVKDYIDEIVIVDTGSTDKTIEIAESYNAKIYHHPWENSFSKARNYSLKYATSDWILILDADEEIDKEDAHRLKEVIKDPLESEASQRVDLIFIPVYSKFNNGKNLSIANSERLFRNHLGICYDGIVHNTLRYSAPTRKENIRLHHHGYNQDNEQMERKFLRTSTLLKEQIKNDPENPVPHHNLAVSFLDRNMNSECIKEALEAIRLFELQNSDSQLRLLSYYSAGVAFYRINELSNAKKYAIKSLSFYSEYVDAYCLLSSIYFLQKEYDKCIETTKKYLDLLPSIESDPNSVLSIPYNTLQHAGLAYSRMAIIFLEQGHEPDGLLAFKNAVNSSHKKWEPYINVSRHFAEHGNSKLAEKFLTKGIKLDPCNRHMLYYASEFYENSGASDKALNCLKAIIYCLPDETQAIYKMGLLLMKKNQYDEAIKSFKAVTDKEPEHFNALFNMAIAYEGIGNTNKSKEIYNVLTKKDPNNPEVRLRQGSLFLNENDYTRAKEYFSKLLNTEKYLIEAHLGLSKIALSMNDPESCIKSCDELLKHLNLPRDITINNISELSELYIQIGIVLLREHKEHQVKFSFKIAELLKPGIIDNLEIKRY
- a CDS encoding flagellin yields the protein MGLRIQNNISAFNSHRNLKIADAGLSKSLEKLSSGFRINKASDDAAGLAVSMRFRSQIKSLQQASRNATEANSMLQIAEGAADQITNILQRMKELATQAASTNTGATDRNNISAEVNNLESEISRIANSTKYSGTSLIDGNFGSLGVSSAGSLVSQFGITAVDVSGAATATEYGITVSTAGNNSMTITDGTTTETVSITTASTGLDTQTLDFSNLGIKVDVNAVFSNDTLNTMDAAASTMVTSATTTSSFQVGYENNSNNSISFSLADLTTAGLTAGVDVSSLSGAQTALTTIDTAMDTLADARATIGKTQNQFGYATANLSSTIENLSAAESVIRDADMALETVAFTKNQILMQAGTSMLAQSNQSPQVVLSLLG